Proteins from a genomic interval of Heterodontus francisci isolate sHetFra1 chromosome 31, sHetFra1.hap1, whole genome shotgun sequence:
- the LOC137347258 gene encoding tRNA selenocysteine 1-associated protein 1-like isoform X5 has product MSRSLWMGDLENYMDENFISRAFATMGETVISVKIIRNRVTGTPAGYCFVEFTDQAAAERCLLKINGKKLPGASPQPRRFKLNYATYGKQPDNSPEYSLFVGDLTPEVDDGMLYEFFVEKYPTCRGGKVVLDNLGNSKGYGFVKFSDEAEQKRALAECQGAVGVGGKALRLSVAIPKTNRVVKPPDYSQTYTYNYSQYYQPYQNYYTQWGYDQYTGSYSYSYQQYGYTQSTMQNYEEVGDDALEVTPTMLATLTGR; this is encoded by the exons atgtcgcGGAGTCTGTGGATGGGCGAT TTGGAAAATTACATGGACGAAAATTTTATCTCCAGAGCATTTGCCACAATGGGTGAAACTGTAATAAGTGTAAAAATTATTCGTAATCGAGTGACAGG GACGCCAGCAGGTTACTGCTTTGTTGAATTCACAGACCAGGCTGCTGCAGAGCGATGTCTACTTAAAATCAATGGAAAAAAACTTCCAGGTGCTTCACCT CAGCCCAGAAGATTTAAGCTTAACTATGCTACTTATGGAAAGCAACCAGATAACAG TCCTGAATACTCTCTGTTTGTTGGCGACTTAACACCAGAAGTGGATGATGGGATGCTTTACGAGTTTTTTGTTGAAAAGTACCCCACGTGTAGAGGAGGAAAAGTGGTATTGGACAATCTGGGAAACTCCAA AGGCTATGGCTTTGTGAAGTTTTCAGATGAAGCTGAACAGAAACGAGCACTTGCTGAGTGTCAAGGTGCTGTTGGAGTTGGAGGGAAAGCTTTAAGACTGAGTGTGGCAATACCAAAAAC AAATCGTGTAGTGAAGCCACCAGACTACAGCCAGACATATACCTACAACTACAGCCAGTATTACCAGCCATACCAGAACTACTATACACAGTGGGGATATGATCAGTACACTGGCAGCTATAGCTACAGCTACCAACAATATGGTTATACTCAAAGCACCATGCAG AATTATGAAGAAGTAGGAGATGATGCTTTGGAAG